One segment of Mycobacterium spongiae DNA contains the following:
- the tsaE gene encoding tRNA (adenosine(37)-N6)-threonylcarbamoyltransferase complex ATPase subunit type 1 TsaE: protein MPAGGTANLAHAEDTVALGSRLGEQLRAGDVVVLSGPLGAGKTVLAKGIAAAMDVDGPVTSPTYVLARVHRARRPGMPAMIHVDVYRLLDHQRADLLGELDSLDLDTDLDDAVVVVEWGEGLAERLSERHLDVRLERVRHSDVRVATWKWGS from the coding sequence CTGCCTGCCGGTGGGACTGCGAACCTGGCGCATGCCGAAGACACCGTAGCGCTGGGGTCCCGACTGGGTGAACAGCTGCGCGCGGGCGACGTCGTCGTGCTCTCTGGTCCGCTTGGTGCTGGAAAAACCGTGCTGGCCAAAGGGATTGCGGCCGCGATGGATGTCGATGGACCGGTCACGTCGCCGACGTACGTGCTGGCCCGGGTACACCGTGCTCGACGGCCGGGTATGCCGGCGATGATTCACGTCGACGTGTACCGGTTGTTGGACCACCAGCGAGCGGATCTGCTGGGTGAACTCGACTCACTGGATCTCGACACCGATCTCGACGATGCGGTTGTCGTGGTGGAATGGGGCGAAGGACTCGCTGAACGCCTCTCCGAGCGCCACCTCGACGTCCGCCTGGAGCGAGTCCGCCACTCCGACGTGCGGGTCGCGACCTGGAAGTGGGGAAGCTGA
- the tsaB gene encoding tRNA (adenosine(37)-N6)-threonylcarbamoyltransferase complex dimerization subunit type 1 TsaB — protein sequence MGAGESLVLAIDTATAAVTAGVVRREGSARTVLAERITIDARAHAEQLTPNVLAALGDAAVTMADLDAVVVGCGPGPFTGLRVGMATAAAYGHALDIPVYGVCSLDAIGGRTTGDVLVVTDARRREVYWARYCDGVRTGGPDVSAPADVDPRQAQAVAGSPAHAALFDLPRCDPVYPAPEGLVAAVTGWSDPAPLVALYLRRPDAKPLAARR from the coding sequence ATGGGCGCCGGCGAAAGCCTGGTCTTGGCTATCGACACAGCAACCGCGGCGGTGACGGCCGGCGTTGTGCGACGAGAGGGCTCCGCTCGCACCGTGCTCGCCGAGCGGATCACGATCGACGCGCGAGCCCACGCCGAGCAGCTGACTCCGAATGTGCTGGCTGCGCTCGGCGATGCCGCGGTGACCATGGCCGATCTCGACGCCGTCGTCGTGGGGTGTGGTCCGGGACCGTTCACCGGTCTGCGGGTCGGCATGGCCACCGCCGCCGCATACGGGCATGCCCTGGATATTCCGGTGTACGGGGTGTGCAGCTTGGACGCGATCGGAGGGCGAACGACCGGCGACGTTCTGGTGGTCACCGACGCGCGTAGGCGCGAGGTCTATTGGGCGCGCTACTGCGACGGCGTGCGGACCGGCGGGCCGGACGTCAGCGCCCCGGCTGATGTCGATCCTCGCCAAGCTCAGGCAGTAGCCGGGTCGCCGGCCCACGCGGCGCTGTTCGACCTGCCGAGGTGCGATCCGGTCTACCCGGCGCCGGAGGGTTTGGTCGCCGCGGTGACGGGTTGGTCGGACCCCGCACCGTTGGTGGCGTTGTATCTGCGCCGGCCCGATGCGAAACCATTGGCGGCCCGCCGATGA
- the rimI gene encoding ribosomal protein S18-alanine N-acetyltransferase, producing MTRQGEPVIVGALTRADAERCAELEAVSFEGDDPWPAMAFERELASAGNHYVGARSAGTLIGYAGIARLGRQPPYEYEVHTICVDAAYHGRGIGRRLLNELLDFANGGVVFLEVRTDNAAAIALYRSVGFEQIGLRRRYYRVSGADAFTMRRDPGGARL from the coding sequence ATGACCCGCCAAGGCGAGCCCGTCATCGTGGGTGCCTTGACCCGCGCGGACGCCGAGCGGTGCGCTGAGTTGGAGGCCGTATCGTTCGAGGGCGACGACCCGTGGCCGGCGATGGCGTTTGAACGCGAGCTGGCCAGCGCGGGTAACCACTATGTGGGCGCGCGCAGCGCTGGCACGCTGATCGGCTACGCCGGCATCGCCCGGTTGGGTCGCCAGCCGCCGTACGAATACGAGGTGCACACCATCTGCGTCGACGCGGCCTATCACGGCCGGGGCATCGGGCGCCGGTTGCTGAACGAGCTGCTGGACTTCGCCAACGGTGGTGTCGTGTTCCTAGAGGTCCGCACCGACAACGCCGCCGCGATCGCGCTGTACCGCAGTGTTGGGTTCGAGCAGATTGGCCTGCGTCGGCGCTACTACCGAGTCAGCGGCGCAGATGCCTTCACAATGCGCAGGGATCCAGGAGGTGCCCGCCTGTGA
- the tsaD gene encoding tRNA (adenosine(37)-N6)-threonylcarbamoyltransferase complex transferase subunit TsaD: protein MTGKIIVAIETSCDETGVGITRLDADGAVTLLADEVASSVDEHVRFGGVVPEIASRAHLEALGPTMRRALDAAGVKRPDVPDVVAATIGPGLAGALMVGAAAAKAYAAAWGVPFYAVNHLGGHLAADVYEHGPLPECVALLVSGGHTHLLHVRALGEPIVELGSTVDDAAGEAYDKVARLLGLGYPGGKVLDELARTGDRDAIVFPRGMTGPADDPCAFSFSGLKTAVARHIESHPEAAGVADADIAAGFQEAVADVLTMKAVRAATRRGVSTLLIAGGVAANSRVRELAAQRCAEAGLTLRIPRPRLCTDNGAMIAAFAAHLVAAGAAPSPLDAPSDPGLPVVIGQVG from the coding sequence GTGACCGGAAAGATCATCGTGGCCATCGAAACTTCCTGCGACGAAACCGGTGTCGGGATCACGCGGCTCGATGCTGACGGCGCCGTGACTTTGCTGGCCGACGAGGTGGCTTCGAGCGTGGATGAGCACGTCCGGTTTGGCGGCGTCGTCCCCGAGATTGCCTCTCGGGCGCATCTGGAAGCGCTCGGCCCGACGATGCGGCGGGCACTGGATGCCGCCGGGGTGAAGCGACCCGATGTCCCCGATGTCGTCGCTGCCACCATCGGGCCGGGTTTGGCCGGTGCCCTCATGGTGGGAGCGGCTGCAGCCAAGGCCTATGCAGCGGCCTGGGGAGTGCCGTTCTATGCGGTGAATCACCTGGGCGGGCACTTGGCGGCGGATGTGTACGAACATGGACCGCTGCCGGAGTGTGTGGCACTGCTGGTGTCCGGGGGACACACCCACCTGTTGCACGTGCGTGCCCTCGGCGAGCCGATCGTCGAGCTAGGCAGCACTGTCGATGACGCCGCCGGCGAGGCTTACGACAAGGTGGCCAGGCTGTTGGGCTTGGGCTATCCAGGCGGCAAGGTGCTTGATGAGCTGGCGCGCACCGGTGACCGGGACGCCATCGTGTTTCCGCGCGGCATGACCGGCCCGGCCGATGACCCCTGCGCCTTCAGCTTTTCCGGCCTCAAGACCGCGGTCGCGCGCCACATCGAAAGCCATCCGGAGGCGGCCGGCGTTGCTGACGCCGACATCGCCGCCGGATTTCAGGAAGCCGTCGCCGACGTGTTGACCATGAAGGCGGTGCGGGCGGCCACCAGACGCGGGGTGTCGACTCTGCTGATCGCGGGAGGGGTGGCCGCCAACTCCCGGGTGCGCGAGCTCGCTGCACAGCGGTGCGCCGAAGCCGGCCTGACCCTGCGAATCCCCCGGCCTCGGCTGTGCACCGACAACGGCGCCATGATCGCGGCCTTCGCCGCACATCTGGTAGCCGCGGGTGCAGCACCGTCTCCCCTGGACGCGCCGAGTGACCCCGGACTGCCGGTGGTAATAGGCCAGGTCGGGTGA
- the groES gene encoding co-chaperone GroES, with product MAKVNIKPLEDKILVQANEAETTTASGLVIPDTAKEKPQEGTVVAVGPGRWDEDGEKRIPVDVSEGDTVIYSKYGGTEIKYGGEEYLILSARDVLAVVSK from the coding sequence GTGGCGAAGGTGAACATCAAGCCACTCGAGGACAAGATTCTCGTGCAGGCCAACGAGGCCGAGACCACGACCGCGTCCGGTCTGGTCATTCCTGACACCGCCAAGGAGAAGCCGCAGGAGGGCACCGTCGTCGCAGTCGGCCCAGGCCGGTGGGACGAGGACGGGGAGAAGCGAATCCCGGTGGACGTGTCGGAGGGTGACACCGTCATCTACAGCAAGTACGGCGGCACCGAGATCAAGTACGGCGGCGAGGAATACCTGATCCTGTCGGCGCGCGACGTGCTGGCTGTCGTCTCCAAGTAA
- the groL gene encoding chaperonin GroEL (60 kDa chaperone family; promotes refolding of misfolded polypeptides especially under stressful conditions; forms two stacked rings of heptamers to form a barrel-shaped 14mer; ends can be capped by GroES; misfolded proteins enter the barrel where they are refolded when GroES binds) yields MSKLIEYDETARRAMEAGMDKLAETVRVTLGPRGRHVVLSKSFGGPTVTNDGVTVAREIDLEDPFENLGAQLVKSVATKTNDVAGDGTTTATVLAQALIKGGLRLVAAGANPIAVGSGIGKAGDAVSEALLAAATPVSGKEAIAQVATVSSRDEQIGELVGEAMSKVGHDGVVSVEESSTLSTELEFTEGVGFDKGFLSAYFVTDFDSQEAVLEDPLILLHQDKISSLPDLLPLLEKVAEAGKPLVIIAEDVEGEALATLVVNSIRKTLKAVAVKSPYFGDRRKAFLQDLAVVTGGDVVNPDAGLVLREVGLEVMGTARRVVVNKDDTIIVDGGGASDVVANRIKHLRAEIDNSDSDWDREKLGERLAKLAGGVAVIKVGAPTETALNERKESVEDAVAAAKAAVEEGIVAGGGSALIQARTALTELSASLSGDERLGVDVFAEALSAPLYWIATNAGLDGSVAVHKVSELPAGQGLNASTLSYGELAANGIVDPVKVTRSAVLNAASVARMVLTTETAVVDKPAEEEDEHGHGHHGHAH; encoded by the coding sequence ATGAGCAAGCTGATTGAGTACGACGAGACCGCGCGTCGCGCCATGGAGGCGGGCATGGACAAGCTCGCCGAGACCGTACGGGTGACGCTGGGGCCACGCGGACGGCACGTGGTGTTGTCCAAGTCCTTCGGTGGCCCCACGGTGACCAACGACGGCGTCACGGTTGCGCGCGAGATCGATCTGGAAGACCCGTTCGAGAATCTCGGTGCACAGCTAGTGAAGTCGGTGGCCACCAAGACCAACGACGTCGCCGGCGATGGCACCACCACCGCGACCGTGCTGGCGCAAGCGCTGATCAAGGGCGGCCTGCGACTGGTCGCAGCCGGCGCCAACCCGATTGCCGTCGGCTCGGGAATCGGCAAGGCCGGCGACGCGGTGTCCGAAGCGCTGCTCGCGGCGGCGACGCCGGTATCCGGCAAGGAAGCCATTGCCCAGGTAGCGACGGTCTCCTCGCGTGACGAGCAGATCGGTGAGCTGGTCGGCGAGGCGATGAGCAAGGTCGGCCACGACGGGGTGGTCAGCGTTGAAGAATCCTCGACGCTGAGCACTGAGCTGGAGTTCACCGAGGGCGTCGGCTTCGACAAGGGTTTCTTGTCGGCCTACTTCGTGACCGATTTCGATTCTCAGGAGGCAGTGCTCGAGGACCCGCTGATCCTGCTGCACCAAGACAAGATCAGCTCGTTGCCCGACCTGTTGCCGTTGCTGGAAAAGGTGGCCGAAGCGGGCAAACCGTTGGTGATCATCGCCGAAGATGTCGAGGGCGAGGCACTGGCGACGCTGGTGGTCAACTCGATCCGAAAGACGCTGAAAGCGGTCGCGGTCAAGTCTCCCTACTTCGGCGACCGGCGCAAGGCCTTCCTGCAGGACCTTGCGGTGGTAACGGGCGGCGATGTGGTCAATCCCGACGCCGGACTGGTGCTGCGCGAGGTGGGCCTCGAAGTCATGGGGACAGCCCGCCGCGTCGTGGTCAACAAGGATGACACGATCATCGTCGACGGTGGCGGCGCCTCCGACGTGGTGGCCAACCGCATCAAGCACCTGCGCGCTGAGATCGACAACAGCGATTCCGACTGGGACCGTGAGAAGCTCGGGGAACGACTGGCCAAGCTGGCCGGCGGGGTGGCCGTCATCAAGGTTGGTGCCCCCACCGAGACCGCGCTCAACGAGCGCAAGGAAAGTGTCGAGGATGCCGTTGCCGCGGCTAAGGCGGCTGTCGAGGAGGGCATCGTCGCCGGCGGTGGCTCCGCGCTCATCCAGGCGCGCACAGCGCTGACGGAATTGAGTGCGTCGCTCTCCGGTGATGAGCGGCTCGGCGTCGATGTGTTTGCCGAGGCGCTGAGCGCACCCCTGTACTGGATCGCGACCAACGCCGGACTGGACGGCTCAGTTGCCGTCCACAAGGTCAGCGAGTTGCCCGCCGGACAGGGGCTCAACGCCAGCACCCTGAGTTATGGCGAGCTGGCCGCCAACGGCATCGTTGACCCGGTCAAGGTGACCAGGTCGGCGGTGCTCAATGCAGCGTCGGTGGCGCGGATGGTGCTCACCACGGAGACGGCCGTCGTCGACAAGCCCGCCGAGGAAGAAGACGAGCACGGCCACGGCCATCACGGGCACGCTCACTGA
- a CDS encoding DNA-methyltransferase produces the protein MARRGQLHRMLAEGIVHGDAADFLPLLPGGGVDLFFTSPPYADARAYSRIHPDRYVEWFLPFAEKMLAATSETGSMIINIKNRVANRGTLKGQRHPYVYQLVLALQQMGWRWIETYIWSKPNAVPGKFGPRTKDSFEYVYHFARGERPYFDLDAVRIPYKADAAEIARRNNDANGRRNTASGFGRDRTKTYLRGGADPGNVVSVPQTYNQYRGVAHTAAMPEGLAEFFIRCASPKGGLVVDPFAGSGTTVVVARRYDRQSVGFELHERFVGVARERLAAGQADDPAGVLRAVGQ, from the coding sequence ATGGCGCGTAGGGGGCAGCTGCATCGCATGTTGGCCGAGGGCATCGTGCACGGTGACGCGGCCGACTTCCTGCCCCTACTGCCCGGGGGCGGTGTCGATTTGTTCTTCACGTCGCCGCCGTATGCGGATGCTCGCGCATATAGCCGAATCCATCCGGATCGCTACGTCGAGTGGTTCCTCCCGTTCGCGGAGAAAATGCTGGCCGCAACCAGCGAGACCGGCAGCATGATCATCAACATCAAGAACCGCGTCGCCAATCGAGGCACCCTGAAAGGACAGCGACACCCCTACGTCTACCAGTTGGTCCTAGCGCTTCAGCAGATGGGTTGGCGATGGATCGAAACCTACATTTGGTCCAAGCCGAATGCGGTCCCAGGTAAGTTTGGCCCACGCACCAAGGACTCGTTCGAGTACGTCTATCACTTCGCGCGCGGGGAGCGTCCCTACTTCGACCTCGATGCGGTCCGTATTCCGTACAAGGCCGACGCCGCCGAGATCGCACGCCGCAACAACGACGCCAACGGGCGCCGCAACACCGCGTCCGGATTCGGTCGCGACCGCACCAAGACATACCTGCGGGGTGGTGCGGACCCCGGCAACGTCGTGTCGGTGCCCCAGACGTACAACCAGTACCGCGGTGTGGCGCACACCGCGGCCATGCCGGAAGGGCTCGCCGAGTTCTTCATTCGATGCGCAAGTCCCAAGGGCGGGCTCGTCGTCGACCCCTTCGCCGGCAGCGGGACCACGGTGGTGGTGGCCCGCCGCTACGACCGCCAATCAGTCGGTTTCGAGCTGCATGAACGCTTCGTAGGGGTTGCGCGGGAACGCCTCGCCGCCGGCCAGGCCGACGACCCGGCGGGGGTCCTGCGCGCTGTGGGCCAGTGA
- a CDS encoding WhiB family transcriptional regulator, whose amino-acid sequence MPQPEQLPGPNADIWNWQLRGLCRGADSSMFFHPDGERGRARMQREQRAKEMCRRCPVIEECRSHALEVAEPYGVWGGLSESERDLLLKGTIGRARGIRRTA is encoded by the coding sequence ATGCCACAACCGGAGCAGCTACCCGGACCCAACGCCGATATCTGGAATTGGCAATTGCGGGGCCTGTGCCGCGGCGCCGACTCGTCGATGTTCTTTCATCCCGATGGTGAGCGTGGCCGTGCCCGCATGCAGCGCGAGCAGCGCGCCAAGGAGATGTGCCGACGCTGTCCGGTGATCGAGGAATGCCGCTCGCACGCTCTCGAGGTCGCCGAACCCTACGGCGTGTGGGGCGGGCTCTCCGAATCGGAGCGCGACCTGCTTCTCAAGGGCACCATCGGGCGCGCCCGAGGAATCCGCCGCACGGCTTGA
- the sigD gene encoding ECF RNA polymerase sigma factor SigD, whose amino-acid sequence MTIEGERLDAVVAEAVAGDRNALREVLETIRPIVVRYCRARVGRFERSGMSADDVAQEVCLATITALPRYRDRGRPFLAFLYGIAAHKVADAHRAAGRDLAYPAESVPERRSFDAGPEQMAIEADSVTRMNELLEILPGKQREILILRVVVGLSAEETAAAVGSTTGAVRVAQHRALQRLKDEIVAAGDYA is encoded by the coding sequence ATGACAATCGAAGGGGAACGTCTCGATGCTGTGGTCGCGGAGGCCGTGGCAGGAGACCGAAACGCGCTTCGGGAGGTGCTGGAAACCATCCGCCCGATTGTTGTCCGATATTGCCGGGCTCGAGTTGGCAGGTTCGAGCGGAGCGGCATGTCAGCAGATGATGTGGCACAGGAGGTGTGCTTGGCCACCATAACGGCGCTACCGCGCTACCGGGACCGAGGACGGCCCTTCCTGGCCTTCCTGTACGGCATCGCAGCACACAAGGTCGCCGACGCTCACCGGGCGGCGGGCCGCGACCTTGCGTATCCCGCCGAATCGGTTCCCGAGCGTCGGTCATTCGACGCAGGGCCGGAGCAGATGGCCATCGAGGCCGATTCAGTCACCCGGATGAACGAATTACTGGAGATCTTGCCGGGCAAGCAACGCGAGATCCTCATCCTGCGTGTGGTGGTCGGGCTGTCCGCGGAGGAGACCGCGGCCGCCGTCGGCAGTACCACCGGAGCGGTGCGGGTGGCGCAGCACCGTGCACTTCAGCGGCTCAAGGACGAAATTGTTGCGGCAGGTGATTATGCGTAA
- a CDS encoding anti-sigma-D factor RsdA — protein sequence MRNSGSDSGYPLGSLGDQPALDELAHTDLLLDALAEREDVGFGDPDDLHDQALAELLSEWRDDLRWPPASALVSQDEAVEALITGVTERRRTRRGLAAMGSVAATLLLLSGFGAVVADARPGDLLYGLHAMIFDDSHVNDDQIVLSAKAELAKVEQMIAEGQWDQAETQLAEVSSTVQAVNDGGRRQDLIDEVNQLNTKVEQRDPNATLPEGSLPQSELPDVLAPSDSPGDSLTPPAGETASPAPASPPLQSDIPPSSAPEWSAPSPPSEAPPSAQITAPTPAVEAPAVEPTSPPAATPTRGPRPGPDPASATDSSLEPAAGGSISRPSPEAHLSGQDASDTPATASPIPEAGVQ from the coding sequence ATGCGTAATTCGGGATCTGATTCTGGCTATCCCCTCGGCTCCCTCGGCGATCAGCCGGCTTTGGACGAGCTAGCCCACACGGATTTGCTTCTTGACGCCCTCGCTGAACGTGAGGACGTCGGTTTCGGCGATCCGGACGACCTCCACGATCAAGCGCTGGCCGAGCTGCTCAGTGAGTGGCGCGACGATTTGCGATGGCCGCCGGCGAGTGCCTTGGTCTCGCAGGACGAGGCCGTTGAGGCGCTGATCACCGGGGTGACGGAGCGCCGTCGCACGCGTCGTGGTCTAGCGGCGATGGGGTCAGTGGCGGCAACGTTGCTGCTGTTGAGCGGATTCGGCGCGGTCGTCGCCGATGCCCGTCCGGGAGACTTGCTCTACGGCTTGCACGCGATGATCTTCGACGACTCGCACGTCAACGACGACCAGATCGTATTGTCGGCCAAGGCCGAGTTGGCCAAGGTTGAGCAAATGATCGCCGAAGGCCAATGGGACCAGGCCGAGACTCAGCTGGCGGAGGTCAGCAGTACGGTGCAGGCCGTCAACGACGGTGGGCGTCGGCAGGACCTGATCGACGAGGTAAATCAGCTGAATACGAAGGTGGAGCAGCGCGACCCTAACGCGACCCTGCCGGAGGGCTCGCTACCCCAATCCGAGCTGCCGGATGTGCTCGCACCGAGCGATTCTCCGGGGGACTCGCTGACCCCTCCGGCTGGCGAAACAGCGTCGCCGGCTCCGGCGAGCCCGCCGCTGCAATCCGACATCCCACCATCGAGCGCACCTGAATGGTCCGCGCCCAGCCCGCCCAGCGAGGCTCCGCCGTCAGCCCAGATCACGGCGCCGACGCCCGCGGTGGAGGCGCCCGCGGTCGAACCGACCTCGCCGCCCGCGGCGACGCCAACTCGTGGCCCACGGCCCGGCCCTGATCCCGCCTCGGCGACCGACTCGTCGCTGGAACCCGCCGCCGGTGGGTCGATCAGCCGGCCGAGTCCGGAGGCACATTTATCCGGGCAAGACGCGTCGGACACGCCGGCAACGGCGAGTCCGATACCCGAGGCGGGGGTTCAGTGA
- a CDS encoding DUF5319 domain-containing protein — MRDHLPPGLPPDPFADDPCDPTSALEAAEPAQPLDQQERMAVEADLADLAVYEALLAHKGIRGLVVCCDECQQDHYHDWDMLRSNLLQLLIDGTVRPHEPAFDPEPDAYVTWDYCRGYADASLNQATSDADGLHRRH, encoded by the coding sequence GTGCGTGACCACCTCCCACCGGGTTTGCCGCCCGACCCGTTTGCCGACGATCCCTGCGACCCGACGTCGGCGCTGGAAGCCGCCGAACCAGCTCAGCCGCTGGATCAGCAAGAGCGGATGGCGGTAGAGGCCGACTTGGCTGATCTGGCTGTGTACGAGGCTCTGTTGGCGCACAAGGGAATCCGCGGCCTGGTGGTGTGCTGCGACGAGTGTCAGCAAGACCACTACCACGATTGGGACATGCTGCGCTCCAACCTGCTGCAGCTGCTCATCGACGGCACCGTTCGCCCGCACGAGCCCGCTTTCGACCCCGAACCGGACGCGTACGTCACGTGGGATTACTGCCGGGGATACGCCGACGCGTCGCTGAATCAGGCGACGTCAGACGCCGACGGTCTGCACCGGCGTCACTGA
- the guaB gene encoding IMP dehydrogenase — translation MSRGMSRLEDSSDLVASTYVRVGGLTDEPVATGGDDPHKVAMLGLTFDDVLLLPAASDVVPATADTSSQLTKKIRLKVPLVSSAMDTVTESRMAIAMARAGGMGVLHRNLPVAEQAGQVEMVKRSEAGMVTDPVTCRPDNTLAQVDALCARFRISGLPVVDDDGALVGIITNRDMRFEVDQSKQVAEVMTKAPLITAQEGVSASAALGLLRRNKIEKLPIVDGRGRLTGLITVKDFVKTEQHPLATKDSDGRLLVGAAVGVGGDAWVRAMMLIDAGVDVLIVDTAHAHNRSVLDMVGQLKGEVGDRVEVVGGNVATRAAAAALVDAGADAVKVGVGPGSICTTRVVAGVGAPQITAILEAVAACAPAGVPVVADGGLQYSGDIAKALAAGASTAMLGSLLAGTAEAPGELIFVNGKQFKSYRGMGSLSAMQGRAGGKSYSKDRYFADDALSEDKLVPEGIEGRVPFRGPLSSVIHQLTGGLRAAMGYTGSPTIEVLQQAQFVRITAAGLKESHPHDVAMTVEAPNYYAR, via the coding sequence ATGTCCCGCGGCATGTCCCGCCTGGAAGACAGTTCCGACCTGGTTGCCAGCACGTACGTGCGCGTCGGTGGGCTGACTGACGAGCCGGTCGCGACCGGCGGCGACGATCCGCACAAAGTGGCAATGCTGGGGTTGACGTTCGACGACGTTCTGCTGTTGCCGGCGGCCTCTGACGTGGTTCCTGCCACGGCGGATACCTCCAGCCAGCTGACCAAGAAGATCAGGCTCAAGGTGCCGTTGGTCAGCTCGGCGATGGACACCGTCACCGAGTCACGGATGGCCATCGCCATGGCGCGCGCGGGTGGCATGGGAGTGCTGCACCGCAATCTCCCTGTCGCCGAACAAGCGGGCCAGGTTGAGATGGTGAAGCGCTCCGAGGCCGGCATGGTCACCGATCCGGTCACCTGCCGTCCGGACAACACCTTGGCGCAGGTCGACGCGCTGTGCGCCCGGTTCCGGATCTCGGGCTTGCCCGTCGTCGATGACGACGGTGCGCTGGTGGGAATCATCACCAACCGCGATATGCGGTTCGAAGTGGACCAGTCCAAACAGGTCGCCGAGGTGATGACAAAAGCGCCGCTGATCACAGCCCAAGAGGGCGTGAGTGCGTCGGCGGCGCTGGGCTTGTTGCGCCGCAACAAGATTGAGAAACTGCCCATTGTCGACGGCCGTGGCCGGCTGACCGGGCTCATCACTGTCAAGGACTTCGTCAAGACCGAGCAACACCCGTTGGCCACCAAGGACAGTGATGGCCGGCTGCTGGTGGGCGCGGCCGTCGGTGTTGGGGGCGACGCCTGGGTGCGGGCAATGATGCTGATCGACGCCGGCGTCGATGTGCTCATTGTGGACACCGCACATGCGCACAACCGATCGGTGCTCGACATGGTCGGCCAACTCAAGGGCGAAGTCGGCGACCGGGTCGAGGTAGTCGGTGGCAATGTGGCCACCCGGGCGGCGGCCGCCGCGCTGGTCGATGCCGGCGCCGACGCGGTGAAGGTCGGCGTTGGGCCGGGATCGATCTGCACGACCCGCGTGGTCGCCGGTGTCGGCGCACCGCAGATCACCGCGATTCTGGAGGCCGTCGCGGCGTGCGCACCGGCGGGCGTGCCGGTGGTTGCCGACGGGGGACTGCAATACTCGGGCGACATCGCCAAGGCACTGGCCGCTGGTGCGTCAACGGCCATGCTGGGGTCGTTGCTTGCCGGTACCGCCGAGGCGCCCGGCGAGCTGATCTTCGTCAATGGCAAGCAGTTCAAGAGTTATCGCGGCATGGGGTCGCTGAGCGCCATGCAAGGCAGGGCCGGAGGCAAGTCATACTCCAAGGACCGCTACTTCGCCGATGACGCGCTGAGCGAAGACAAGCTGGTACCTGAGGGGATCGAGGGCCGGGTGCCGTTCCGCGGTCCGCTGTCGTCGGTGATCCACCAGCTGACCGGTGGCCTGCGCGCCGCGATGGGCTACACCGGCTCGCCCACCATCGAGGTGCTTCAGCAGGCGCAGTTCGTCCGGATCACAGCGGCTGGCCTCAAAGAGAGCCACCCGCACGACGTCGCCATGACCGTCGAAGCTCCCAACTACTACGCGCGCTGA